From the Lathyrus oleraceus cultivar Zhongwan6 chromosome 3, CAAS_Psat_ZW6_1.0, whole genome shotgun sequence genome, the window CATGGAGATGAACACCATGGTTGTGTTGCCCAGTTGCAATCACTCAATGTGTATGAAATGCTACCGAGACTGGTAAGCCAATCGTGTTGTGAGTTCTGTCATTGCAGAGACCTCTAAATCTGTCATATTGCGGTCAGAATTGctgattttttttttcttttcggTTTAGGCATGGAAGATCGGAATCTTGCCCGTTCTGTCGGGACAGTCTTAAACGAGTAAACTCCGGTGATCTTTGGATGTACTTGAGCAGCAAAGAGATAGATGATCTTGCTTCAATCAACAAGGAGAATTTGAAAAGACTATTTATGTACATAGAAAAGCTGCCTCTTATTGCTAGACCCTACATTCATGTCATATCATCACAACTTCTTGTTGCTTCATAGTGGAAGGAACCTCATTCAAACTTATTGCTTGTAAATAATATATGTTACACTGTCATTGCATTCCTTTAATTTTATTCATTGAAGCAGTAACATtgcattttggtattttggttttGATTTTGTTGAGTACACACATAGTAAAGCATTGATCAAAATGACATTTATAGTAATACTTAAGCCTACACATTTGAGGCACAATGCACAAAGGAGAATTTAAGTACAATAACTAACAACAATTGAGGGAAGCTCGAGTAGAGCCGGCAAAATATCATACCGGCAGAGTAACAAGACAACAGATATTTCAACCAACACAGATATCCAAAAGTAACCTACTACGAAATACATAACAGCATCCCTCCATCAATGAAACATCATATTTCAAGTTATGCACACCGATTTCAATCATCGTCTTCCTCGTCATCTTCGTCCTCGTCGTCTTCATCATCGTCATCTTGGTGGTCATCCTGTACAACAAGAAAAGTTTTTTTTCTCTTAGTTTTTCTGTATTAAACTTGCTTATGATACATTCATGAAAGTACGAGAAGTACGAGAAGATGAATAAGGAATTTGGACTACCTCTCCACTTGCTTCATCTTCGTTATTAACTTCAGATTTGGACTTGTCTGATTCCTCCTCATCATCCTCGACTGAACTTGCCGCCTGTCAACATTAAGGAAAGTTAAGCACGAAAACAAGACAATCAAAGCACAGAAACAAGAAAACTAGAAGCATGGGGATATGCTTACTTTGTTATTATAAGCGTTCATAAGTTTTTCATATTCAACTTTCCTTTTTGCAGCCTTGGCTTCATATGGAGCTTTTTCCTTAACATTCAAAAGAAGAAAGTTAGAACAACACAGAATAAATTATAAACCTCTTCTTCAACAGAATACATCAAAGATTGCATTGCTTACAGCCTTAGTCAAGGATTTCCATTTCTCTCCTCCAGCCTTCCCAACCTTCAATCAAAATACACAACAAATTTTTCAGACGTGAATTAGAAAAGGATACATCACGATGCACAAAAGCGGAATTCAATGTGTAAACAACTTACAGCCGATACAGCCTTCACATTAGGATTTTCTGCCTTAAAAGTCTTTCTGAAATCCTCACTATGAAAAACATAAGAtaaatcagaaaataacaaaacAAAAGAAGCTTTAACAGAAAGTGAGAAACACAGAGATACAAACAGGAAGACGAAGAAAGCGCTGGGAGGCCTTTTTGGTTTGTTGGGATCTTTCTTAGCTTTCTCCTTCTTAGGCTTCGGTGCACTCTTCTCGGGTTTAGAAACAGCCTTTCGCTTTCCTACTTTTCTGTAAACCAGAGACATAGCTAAGTAAATCACGGGAAAACCAACGCCAGAATGGATAATTATGTACAAAGATATCACACGAGAAGGTGCGATGATAAAGAAACTAACCGGTCATCAACTGGTTTCAGTACTTCCCTTGAAGTCTTTCCTGTACCCTTGCCCTTTGTCATCGTCTAAGCTCCTCTACAAAGACGATCTACAGttgaaaaaaaacaaaaggaATCATCAACCACCAATATCAATTTCACAAGTGTTTGAACAAGATTCTCTCTGTGGTGATGGAATCAATTTCACAACCATGATTATGGTCACATCAGCAATATTTGAACAAGATTCTCTCAGTAACAGCAACTGTGACTGCAATTTAAACCTTATTTACAGCATGATTCATACAGACAACATCACATAACCCTCAATTCAGATATTTGACCCAAAAATTCAGCATATTTTTCCCTTTACATCAATCACTAGTACTAAACTAAACAACTCCATGTTAATTCTTACATACCTACATGCATAAATTCCTCATAACTCATCAATCATCATAAACTCCTCTTCAAGTGCTCAAAAAAATCACAAAAACCATacacaaaaaaaacaaaacaaaaataaaaacttTCAAAAGAGATAATTAAGCAAAGATAAATAGGAGAAAAAGGGTTACCTTGAAATAGATGAATTGAAGAAGAGAGGATCTTCAACAAGCGAAGCAGAACCGAACACAGCAAGCTGAGAATCAAAGCGACAAAGGTGTTAGGAACAAAACAAAGAGGGTACAAGTACAGCCAAATACGACCGGAATAGCCGGTAATGTTTCAGTGACTTTTAACGCTAATGTGAGTCAACCCATATCCATAACGAATGGATTTTACCGGAAATAGCAGGTTGTCGTTTGAGGAAGATATTCTCATCAATGATTATTATTAATTACTAATTATTGACATTACCTTTTTTCTTCTTTCTAATTCTCTAATTTTTAAAAAGAATATTTTTTGATAATTTAGAAaaaaaataatactaataattGCCTTAAAAACAATAACTTTTTATTGAAAGACAGCTATCAAAATATGGTATTTCTTTTAAACTCTATTTCTctatttttataaatatttttattatttttaatataattttttattcaAAGTAACTTTTGAAATTATTAACTTATTGGATACgaataattttaaaaatatatatattattctttttaaaaaataaatacaCATTGTATTTTTAAAGTAGTAGTGTTTACCTCAAATGAGTGATGGTGACACACACAAAATCCAACCGTTGAAGACTAACATATAAAGTAACGTTGAGTAGGTTACCGTTGAACAATAAAATATATACATAGTGTCTAGTTTAGAATAAAATAAAGACTCTTCTCTTTATAATTAGAAAAACTTTATACAAAAATAAACTCTATAAAATAAACAAGGGAAAATTACACATGTCTTTTAAGTTACTACTCAACATTTATTAAGAAAGATAATTAAatgtatttaatttttttgatttGATGTAAAAGATAACGTAATTATTAGTATACATTCAATTAAATTATCATCTACTAATAATATTCAGTAATTAATACGTAAATTTGTTGACATTTGCTTATATTTAATGCCAAAAAAATTTAGAAGACTTTTACTTATAAATAAAGTCGAAATTTAATTATAACATATTGGTTCATTAagtttttgaatttttttttatcaaaatacccctaattttcaaaaaaatcataaaataatcctgatttaaaaaaaattcccaaactaccccacttttagggGGAGGCGACAATCCAATTGGCACCTCCTCTTAAAATTAGAGAGgaggtgccaattggattggctaggacACACGGTGTAGCCAATTCAATTGGTGCCCATGTGTATGGTTTGAAAGGTGTTGTGCACATATgttttccacatctcatttcatcattttgcaaCCATGTTTGATGTTCGTCGCCGTTATGGAAAAGTGATAtattcgagagacaaacctcaaatgtTGATGCTCTTCTAGAACATCACTActttcgatcaactgaagagggagttggttcgttggttagatgggaaaataccagaagggaaaaaaattagaagtaGTGAGAGACTCGATggtatctttggttgggtgcgaatgaaaactgataaggatgttagggaaatgatgtttggacgagatgacatcaCTTTGATTGTTGTAATCCCTTAGAAATATTATGTTTTTAGTTTTCTTATgttgttgtgaacctcgttgtaacaaaaacttaatgatatataaaaattgaaggttacaaatccaatgttacaaaaagattatgactcagatgatgctcctcgattgggacagttgttcttattgtgtcctaGTTGCCGATAGATACtacatagtcttatcattttatttatCGTATCCATGTCtgtcctgatacgtgtgctgtttggttgtccttttttctttctacgcatctcgtcgttgtgccaaactatgtcaccttcatatggaggtcaGTATTCCTCCATTGATAGCATCGAGAAGCTTTTGTTATAGACATTCATGACGGTgatggccttgtaaacatcaaATAGATGGTTGCAAGCATCCTGGCGAGTATGTGTGCATGATGtaatgacatgggaacaaggaATGCTGAAGGCCTGCaattttccacagtcgcaccaacttctgtttagtttgaTAGCATAGGCTGAATTTGGTCTCCCCTtattgtggtccattgtttcttGCACGCTGAAATTTTGCTTATGACGATCAAAGACTGTTACCGCatgtgtgctagctttgatgctctcctctttcatcactttcatgcaacactcactgaatatTTTCCTagacattaacactgcacttcatctttcacctctggttgcgaaggtagaagccaacttataataggttgatctgaccaaggcggttattggcagatttctaatgcctttgaatacgccgttcatgc encodes:
- the LOC127127475 gene encoding high mobility group B protein 1, which gives rise to MTKGKGTGKTSREVLKPVDDRKVGKRKAVSKPEKSAPKPKKEKAKKDPNKPKRPPSAFFVFLEDFRKTFKAENPNVKAVSAVGKAGGEKWKSLTKAEKAPYEAKAAKRKVEYEKLMNAYNNKAASSVEDDEEESDKSKSEVNNEDEASGEDDHQDDDDEDDEDEDDEEDDD